The following are encoded together in the Triticum dicoccoides isolate Atlit2015 ecotype Zavitan chromosome 6B, WEW_v2.0, whole genome shotgun sequence genome:
- the LOC119321028 gene encoding uncharacterized protein LOC119321028 isoform X1, with amino-acid sequence MCSSMSQASSPPPSSVMSNSLHLSLSSLSVLWLVSGTVLNPGRNFYKCDRHVILEDNQALLKKITMLCLADLFTNCLLLLPFKFDLFLIQASNASAGLGLERVVLNDDCPTSAGIKASPEP; translated from the exons ATGTGTTCATCCATGTCCCAGGCTAGCTCTCCACCACCTTCATCCGTCATGTCCAATAGTTTGCATCTCTCCCTCTCATCACTCTCGGTGCTCTGGCTCGTTTCGGGCACTGTCCTCAACCCCGGGAGGAATTTCTACAAGTGTGATCGCCATGTT ATTCTCGAAGATAATCAAGCTTTGCTGAAGAAGATAACCATGTTGTGCCTTGCCGATCTGTTCACCAACTGTCTACTTCTTTTACCTTTCAAATTCGACCTTTTCTTGATCCAAGCCAGCAATGCATCAGCCG GGCTGGGACTAGAGAGGGTGGTGCTAAATGATGACTGCCCCACGTCTGCAGGAATTAAGGCATCTCCAGAACCGTGA
- the LOC119321028 gene encoding uncharacterized protein LOC119321028 isoform X2 yields MCSSMSQASSPPPSSVMSNSLHLSLSSLSVLWLVSGTVLNPGRNFYKCDRHVILEDNQALLKKITMLCLADLFTNCLLLLPFKFDLFLIQASNASAGNQGTHE; encoded by the exons ATGTGTTCATCCATGTCCCAGGCTAGCTCTCCACCACCTTCATCCGTCATGTCCAATAGTTTGCATCTCTCCCTCTCATCACTCTCGGTGCTCTGGCTCGTTTCGGGCACTGTCCTCAACCCCGGGAGGAATTTCTACAAGTGTGATCGCCATGTT ATTCTCGAAGATAATCAAGCTTTGCTGAAGAAGATAACCATGTTGTGCCTTGCCGATCTGTTCACCAACTGTCTACTTCTTTTACCTTTCAAATTCGACCTTTTCTTGATCCAAGCCAGCAATGCATCAGCCG GCAATCAAGGCACCCACGAATGA
- the LOC119321671 gene encoding uncharacterized protein At2g24330-like, translated as MADAEAPAAKRLARAGSFSGVWWKLGDPAGDPAAVERRLRAVADEEAAVRARISRRHAGARGVRRGIAVASLAIEVVALVHAYWTARRRRVAGWSRKLLLLLAPPLLAVPASAAAVLAAFARLHKMFDARDEQRLRALLAERKAKIGQFRGSHHNMQKLIEVSTKYDPDAAAASSDQPVVAAAAAASGRIKRSHSRLSFHIGDD; from the exons ATGGCGGATGCGGAGGCGCCCGCGGCGAAGCGGCTGGCACGCGCGGGCAGCTTCTCGGGCGTGTGGTGGAAGCTCGGCGACCCCGCCGGGGACCCGGCCGCGGTGGAGCGCCGGCTGCGCGCCgtcgccgacgaggaggccgcCGTCCGTGCCCGCATTAGCAGGCGCCACGCCGGCGCCCGCGGCGTCCGGCGCGGCATCGCCGTCGCCTCCCTTGCCATCGAG GTGGTGGCGTTGGTGCATGCTTActggacggcgaggcggcggcgcgtggCCGGCTGGAGCAGGAAGCTGCTGCTCCTGCTTGCGCCTCCCCTGCTCGCCGTGCCGGCCTCGGCCGCCGCCGTCTTGGCCGCATTCGCCAGGCTCCACAAAATGT TTGACGCGCGGGACGAGCAGCGGCTGAGGGCGCTGCTGGCGGAGCGCAAGGCCAAGATCGGGCAGTTCAGGGGCAGCCACCACAACATGCAGAAGCTCATCGAGGTCTCCACT aAGTACGAtccagatgctgctgctgctagtTCCGACCAGCCGGTCGTGGCCGCGGCCGCCGCTGCCtccgggaggatcaagcggagccACTCGCGGCTGAGCTTCCACATCGGAGACGACTGA